The following nucleotide sequence is from Ensifer adhaerens.
GCTTCGTCGGCATCGCGCCGGCCGTCGTCGTGATCTTCCTCTTGCAACGCTATCTCGTCAGCGGGCTCACCGCGGGCGCGGTGAAACAATAAGACTTAAGTCAACCACCAGAGAACGGGAGCATAAAAACGTGTCTATTCAATTCAAGACGGGGGTGCTCGCCCTTGCCCTGCTCGGCTCGACCGCGCTGGGCGCCGTGACCGCCAAGGCGGCCGACCAGGAGATCAGCTGGATCTACTGCGGCGACACCATGGATGCGGTCCACCAGAAGTACATCAAGCAGTGGGAAGAGAAGAACCCGGGCTGGAAGGTAACGCCTGAAGTCGTCGGCTGGGCCCAGTGCCAGGACAAGGCAACGACCCTTGCCGCCGCCGGCACACCGGTCGCCATGGCCTATGTCGGGTCGCGCACGCTGAAGGAATTTGCACAGAACGACCTTATCGTTCCCGTGCCGATGACGGACGACGAAAAGAAGACCTACTACCCCAACATCGTCGATACCGTGACCTTCGACGACAACCAGTGGGGCGTTCCGATCGCCTTCTCGACCAAGGCGCTCTACTGGAACAAGGACCTGTTCAAGCAGGCCGGCCTCGATCCGGAAACGCCGCCGAAGACCTGGGCTGAAGAGATCGAATTCGCCAAGACGATCAAGGAAAAGACCGGCATTGCCGGTTACGGCCTGCCGGCCAAGACCTTCGACAACACCATGCACCAGTTCATGCACTGGGTGTACACCAACAACGGCAAGGTCATCGACGGCGACAAGATCGTCATCGACAGCCCGCAGGTGCTCGCAGCGCTGCAGGCCTACAAGGACATCACGCCTTTCTCTGTTGAAGGCGCCACCGCCTACGAACAGAACGAAATCCGCGCCATCTTCCTTGACGGCAAGGTCGGCATGATCCAGGCGGGCTCGGGTGCCGCAACGCGCCTGAAGGAAACCAAGGTCAACTGGGGCGTAGCACCGCTGCCGCTCGGCCCGGAAGCAAAGGGCGAGGGCACGCTGCTCATCACCGACAGCCTGGCGATTTTCAAGGGCTCGGGCGTTGAGGAGAAGGCGATCGAATTCGCCAAGTTCATCACCTCGCCAGGACCGCAGGGCGAATACGAGCTTCAGGGCGGCGCTGGCCTGACGCCGCTGCGTCCGTCGCCGATGGTCGATGAGTTCGTCAAGAAGGATCCCTATTGGAAGCCGTTCATCGACGGCATCACCTATGGTGGTCCCGAGCCGCTCTTTACCGACTACAAGGGCTTCCAGAACGTCATCATCGAGATGGTTCAGTCGGTCGTGACCGGAAAGGCTGAGCCGGCCGACGCCTTGAAGAAGGCGGCTTCCAGCCTCGAAGAATACAAGTAAGGCCACCGGGGCCGCGCGCCGACAAGATCGGTTCGCGGCCCCACCTAACTCTGCTATAAATGAGCCGCTTCTCGCCGGTGGCCGGAGACAGTTTCTTGGGACAGCTCAATCTCAATCGGGTTCAGAAATTCTACGGGACGTTCGAGGTGCTGAAAAGCATCGACCTCGAAGTCAGGAACGGTGAGTTCGTCGTTTTCGTCGGGCCCTCCGGTTGCGGCAAATCGACCTTGCTCAGGATGATCGCTGGTCTCGACGAGACCAGCTCGGGGGACATCCTGATCGAGAACAAGCGCGTCAACGATCTGCCGCCGGTCAAGCGCGGGATCGCCATGGTCTTCCAGTCCTACGCGCTCTATCCGCACATGTCGGTCTTCGAGAACATCGCCTTTCCGCTTCGCGTGGAAAAGATGGCCGAGGAGAAATTGAAAGCCAAGGTGGAGCATGCCGCGCGCATCCTGCACCTGGACCAGCGGCTGCAGCAGAAGCCGGGGATGCTTTCGGGTGGCCAGCGCCAACGTGTCGCGATCGGGCGGGCGATCGTGCGCGAGCCGAAGATCTTCCTATTTGACGAGCCGCTCTCAAACCTCGATGCGGCCCTTCGGGCCGACATGCGCATCGAACTGGCGAAACTGCACCGGCAACTGAAAGCAACGATGATCTACGTCACGCACGACCAGGTCGAAGCGATGACGATGGCGGACCGGATCGTCGTTCTCAATGCCGGTGAGATTGCCCAGACCGGCGCGCCGCTCGAGCTCTACCACAAGCCGGCCAATACCTTCGTTGCCGGCTTCATCGGCAACCCGAAGATGAACTTCCTGCCGGTCACCTGCAAGGGCGTCAGCGATGCCGGCGTCGAGGTCGATTACAAGGGGCAGACGGCGGTCATCCCCGTCACCCCGCAAAGCGGCCTTGCCGGGCGCACGCTGACGCTTGGCGTGCGGCCGGAGCATATCATGCTCGGGTCCGGCGACCTGACCCTCAAGGTGACGCCAACGGTCATCGAACGGCTCGGCGCCCATACGGTCGCCTATGCGGCTATCGGTGGTGAGGGCGAGAACTTCTGTGCCATGCTGCCGGGAACAGCAGCTGTGCGACCGGAGGAGACCATCCAGACAGGCATCAAGGCAGTCGATTGCCACCTGTTCGACGAGGCTGGCCTCGCGCTCGAACGTCGCGTCGAGTTGACCGACATCGATATGGGCGTGCTCGACCCCGCGGCTGCCTGACGTCGTCGAAGCCAGGATCATGGTCGCGGCCAATCAGGGCGCGGCCAGTGTTTGGCCGTTGTGGCTGGATATCCGGCAGCTCTACCTGTAAGGATTGCCGGTCGCCGACGCCCTCTATTCAAAGGCGATCAAGCGCACTTGGATAGAGCATCATGACGCTTGGCCGCTATACGGAACTTCCCCATCTGGCCGACGCCAATGCCGGGATCGAAGCCGTCTGGGCGTCTGTCAGTCGCAACGAGGGCAGCTACCGGGTCCTGCCGGATGGGCGATGCGACATCATCCTCCGATTTGCGCTGAACGCCCTGCCACTCCGCGAGCTGACGCCGATCGTGACCGGTCCAACCACGGGCTATTGCGATGTTCCGCTGGAACCCGGCGCCGCCTTCGTCGGCGTGCGCCTGCGACCTGGCCATTTCCAGAGAATTCTGGGCCTGGAGCCGATCCGGTTGCACGGTGACGCCCTGATCGGCGCAGCGGTTCTGGGTCAATGGCCCGACATGGCCGCCCTTTGCGTGCCGGCATCGGACCAGCAGGAGCTTGCCGGCCGCCTGGTGCGGTTTGTCCGCAAGCGTGATGCCGAGAGCGACTTTGAAGTGGCGCCGCTCGGCCGCAACATCATAAGCGCGCTGCACGCCTCGGGCGGGCGGCTGCGCATCGCCGAGCTTGCCGCGATGCACGGTGTCTCCGAGCGCACCGCCAGACGCGTTCTCCTTCGCGCAACTGGGCTCACGCCGAAGGCGTTTGCCGCCATCATCCAGTTCCATCGCGCCTTGCGGCTGTTGCGGGATCACCATCTCAGTCCTGCGGATGCCGCGTTCGAAGCCGGTTTCGCCGACCAATCCCACATGACCCGGGTCTTCCGGCGCCTGGGCGGGTTCTCGCCGGCGCGCTTGCCCGAAGTCACACTGGTGACGATCTCGGACTGATGTCCGAATTGTTCAAGATCAGAGCCTGGCAATGAATGATGATCGCCCGTAACCGTTCGCGCTGCTTCGGGTAGCGCGCTTAGCGCGTTGCCGACTTCGGCGGCGAGTAACCCTTGGAGACGAACCATGGCCGTCCGTTTCGGATACACAATCCTCTATGTTCCCGATGTGCCGGCAACGGTCTCGTTTTATGAGGCTGCCTTTGGTCTGAAGCGCAGGTTCGTACACGAAAGCAGCCTCTATGCGGAGATGGAGACGGGTGTGACGGCTCTGGCCTTTGCCAGCGAAACCATGGCGGAGCTGAATGGTCTTGCTGTTCGCGCGAACCGCAGGAGCGATCTTGCCGCCGGGTTCGAAATCGCGCTGGTCTGCTCTGCACCGCACGAGGCCTATGAAAAGGCTGTTTCGGCCGGAGCATCGCCGGTGAAGCCGCCGGAAGAAAAGCCGTCGGGGCAAGTGGTCGGCTATGTTCGCGATCTCAACGGCTGCCTTGTCGAACTCTGTTCCGCCACGCCCGCCTAGCCGCCCGGCCCGACCACGCAACCCACGAACGCCATGACTCAGGAGGAGCCCACCTGTGCGCCCGACCACTGCCTCGCCCTGCATCACGACCACCCAGATCGCCGCGTCGCGAGACTTCTATCAGACATATTTCGCCGCACGGCTGACGTTTGACTGCAGCTGGTACATCAGCCTGGAACTCGGCCAAGGCCTGTCCCTCCAGTTCATGGAACCGCAACAGGGGCAGCCTGTGTGCAACACCGAAGGCCTCACCTACAATTTCTGCGTCGCAGACGTCGACGGCGAGTATAACCGGATCAGGGCAGCAGGCCTTGCCCCGGCGTTGCCGATCGAGGATCACCCATGGGGAGATCGTGGCTTCGCCGTAAAGGATCCGAACGGTGTCCTGCTCTATATCTACTCGAATCGCGAACCCGCGCCCGAGTTCAAGCCGTTTGTCATCGCTTCGGGTGCGGCATGATGGATGACCGGATCCAGACCCTTCTGCGGGAGATCGAGCTTCATCGCGGCGATCAGTTCGTGATCGTCACCCGACTACGGGAAATCGCGCTTGCCTCGGGTCCTGCAGTCACCGAAGAGGTAAAGTATGGCGGCATCCTGTTTTCGTCCAAGGACAGCTTCTGCGGCGTCTTTTCCTACGCCCAACACGTGACGCTGGAGTTTAGCCGGGGCGCCGCTTTGCCCGATCCACATGCCGTCCTGGAGGGTTCAGGCAAGCTTCGCCGCCACATCAAGCTCCTGGGCCCGGCGGATATAGATGAGAAACAAGTCGCGCTATACATCAAGATGGCTCGCGAGGCTGCCGATCGCTGAAGGGTCGGTTGCGCCCGGCGACGGTGCCGCAAACCTCAGGCCGCGCCCTTCTCGGTTCCGTGCGGGTTGTCGACCTTCGGCCAGATGTTCTTCGGCGCGCGCTTGTAGTCGGTCTTGGCGGGATTGTTCGGGTAAGGCGTGCCGGCCGAACAATAGAGGATTTCGGACGCGATCTTGGAGAACGAGGCGTAGAAGTGGTTGGTCGACTTGATGACCAGGATCTTCTTGCTTGTCGGGTCGATGCCCATCACCGAAAACAGGCTTGGATCGAAGCTCTGCGCGCGGGTCGAGTTGAGGATGATGTCGATGCCTTTGAAGCGAATGTGGGCCGCATCGCCGAAGGGGGCGAAGCTCTCGCCGAAGCGCATCTCGGCGTCGCGCACCAGCTTGACCACCTTGACCGTGCCATCGACCGGATTGCCGGTTCCCGGCGCCGACTTGGCGCCGAAGCGCAAGGGGATGTCGGCGCCTTCGCCGGCCGCCATGCAGATCTGCACCGCCATCGGGTCCCAGATCGTGCCGACCGCAACGTCGGTTGCGCCGCGAGCCAGCAGTTCTTCGAGCAGAACTGTCGCGTCGCCGGCCGTACCACCGCCCGGGTTGTCCCAGACATCGGCGATGACGACGGGACCTTTGGTTGCTGCGAGTGCCTCATCGACCGCCTGCCTCTCGTCGATCTGCGGCATGATGAAGGTGCCGCGGTGGGAGAAGAGTTCCAGACCCAATTCCCGTGCGAGGCTCGCGCCTTTCTCCGGCTTGCCGTCGGTGACGGCGAGCAGCTTCGTTCCCATTTCCGGGACGTCGCCGGCCATGAAGCCGTGGATCACGGAGAGCGAAAGCACGTCTGCGTCTTCCTTCTCGATCCGCATCAGCTTGTCGACGAAGGAGCGCATCGGATCGCGAGATGTCGGGTAGACGTCGATCATCCGACAGTCGAAGATCGACATGACGGGCGTGATGCGGCCTTCGAGCGTGTCGACAGCGATCTTCCAGAGGTCCTCCGCGCGGTCGACGAAGTCGGTGTGCGGGAATTCCTTGAAGTAGACGAAGAAGTTCGATGCGGCGGCGCGGTTGGCCGTCAGGTGGCTGTGGGGATCAAGCTCGGCGCAGACGAGGATATCGGGACCGACGATCGCACGGACGCGCGTCAGCAGGTCGCCTTCGGGGTCTTCGTAGCCGTCGGCGACCATGGCGCCGTGCAGGCCGAGCACCACGGCATCGACGGGCATGGCGGCGCGCAACTGGCCGAGGATCTCGTCGCGCAGGCCCTCATAGGTCTCGCGGTTGACGAGGCCAGCCGGGTCCGCCCAGGTCGCGGTTCCCTCGATCAGTTCCCAGCCCTTCTCAACGCAGACGCGCCGGCCGACGGTGATCGGCGCCGTGCAAAGCGTCGGTGTTTCCGGGTGTTCTCCCGGCGGGGCGTAGAGCGAGGCTTCGAAGGCCCGGCGGTCGATGCAGATCGGGGAGAAGGTATTGGTCTCGGTCGCAAGCGCCGCTGTGAAGATCCGCAATGCCGTTGCCTTTTCTATTGCGTCACGCCTGCAGCGCCGCTCATCCGGCCGGATGTGCTAAGGTCGCTGCGGGCTCTAAGTCTGGCGCATGATTTTTCCCGGATGCATGGCGATCCAGGAAACTACGCGGAAGCCGCGCCCATCGGGTTCGGCAGGTAGCCGGTAAAGCCGGCAATCTTCCAGCGTCCTTCGTGCAGACGGCAGTAATAGACCGTCTGCCATTTCAGGATGTCGACGCTGCCGTCCGTCTTCTTCAGGCTGCCATCGAACTTCTTGCGCGCCAACGCCTGGTCACCGTTGATCTCGATGTCCTCGAGCGTCGTCGTGGTGAAGATCGCCGTGCGCGGGTCTTCGGCGAAGCTCTGTGTCGCGAAATCCTGCGCCTGGCGCAGCCACTCTTCGCGATAGGCGGCCAGCGACGGGAAGGTCAGCCGCCAATTGTCCGGATTGGTTTCGCGGCGGCCGTCGATGCCGATGAAGCTCTCCCCGACGAAATCGTCTGCAACCATCGACCAGTCGGCTGCCAGAAAGGCAGTGATGTCGCGGGAGACCAGCATCTCCCAGATCGAGTGGCGTGCAGCATCGGAAGAGGGGAATGGATTGAGAAAAGGATCCCGCATATTCGCGCCCTGGATTGAAATTCTTTTCATGAATGGCGTTTTTCGCTAGCCAAATTCGGCTTTCTATGGTCACTTGTCAACGATCAAAGAAAATAATTTGCAAGAAGGCTCATGATGACGATCAAGCGCTATGGTGCGGAACAGGTCGGCGCTGGCGGCAAACCTTTGCCCTTCGCGCGCGCTGTCGAGGCGGACGGCTGGCTCTATGTCTCTGGTCAGGTTGCCATGGAAAACGGCGAGATCATCGAGGGCGGGATCATCCCCCAGACCCACAAGACGATCGCCAATGTGATGGCCATCCTGACGGAAGCCGGCTACGGTCCGGAGCATGTGGTTCGTTGCGGCGTCTGGCTCGACGATCCCAGGGATTTCTGGACATTCAACAAGATCTACCAGGAGTATTTCGGTGCTCATCCGCCGGCGCGGGCCTGCGTCCAGTCGTCGATGATGGTCGATTGCAAGGTCGAGATCGACTGCGTCGCCTATAAGCCGAAAGAAGGCTGATCCTGGAGCGGGAGCGGTTTTCTGCCCGCATCCCGCTCTCACTCGTGATCCGAAGCAAGGCATAAGCGGGCGATGGACATCTTCGCGACATTGCAGGAAGAAAAGGGGCGGCTCTCCCAGTCGGAAAACCGCATCGCCGATATTCTCCTGAACGATTTCGAGTTCGCGGTAAACGCCTCCATCATCGAGCTCGCGAGCAAGGCGGACGTTTCGCCGCCGACCGTCACCCGCTTCTGTCGGCGGTTGGGTTGTGACAGCTTCTCCGACTTCAAGGTGCAGCTCGCGCGGACCGCCTATATCGGCATGCGCTACCTGAAGCCCGAGCCGAAGAGCCGGGAGACCGGCGATGTCGCCCAGGACATCATCACCAAGTCGCAGAACGCGCTGTTTCTTCTGCATCGCTCGCTCGATCTCGCCGCGATCGAGCAGGCGGTCGAGCGGATTGCCTCAGCGGAAATGATCTACGCCTTTGGTTCCGGCGGCAATTCGTCGATGATCGCCGGCGAGCTTCAAAACCGGCTCTTTCGTTTCGGCCTGCGCATCACATCGAGCTCGGATCACAGCATGCAGTTGATGATGACGGCGGCGGCCCGGCCGACGGACGTGCTGATCGGCTCCTCCTTTTCCGGCCGCAACGCCGAACTCGTGCGCGCCTTCACGCTTGCGCGCGAACTGAAAGTGCCGACCATCGCGCTGACGCAGAGCGGCAGCCCGGTGGCCACCGCTGCCAGCATCACCGTTCCGGTCGATCTGCCGGAGGGCAACAATATCTACCGCCCCACCTCCACCCGCATCGCCTATCTGGCGCTGCTCGACATCCTCTCCAGTCTCGTCGCTTATCGGGTTCAGCCGCAGGCGACAGCCACACTTCGGCGCATCAAACAGCAGCTGGTGACCCACCGCGACGGTGACGACCGCCAGTTGCTCGGAGACTGACGTGCCGCGAAAGGTCAACGCATGACGCAATCTCTCGCGATCGTCACCGGCGCCGCCGGCGATATCGGCCGTGCTATCGCCCGCAAGCTTGCCGACGACCATGACGTGGTTCTGCTCGTCGACATCGATGCGGAGGCCGCCGAAAAGGCAGCGCGGGCGCTTGGCGACGGCAAGCGCTTCGTCGCAGTCGCCTGTGACGTCACCAATGCCGAAAGCGTGGCGGCGATGGCAGCGAAGGCCGCAGAGAAGGGCGCTGTCCGCACCCTCGTCAACAATGCTGGTGCTGCCCGTGCCGTCAGCCTGCACGACACGACGCCGGAGATCTGGCGCATGGACAATGCGCTGAACCTCGAGGCGGCCTTCCTCACTTTTCGCGCCGTCGAGGACATGCTGAAAGAGACCCACGGCTCGGTCGTCAACATCGCCTCGGTCAACGGCATGAACGTCTTCGGCCATCCGGCCTATAGCGCCGCCAAGGCCGGGCTCCTGCACCTGACCCGGCTGATTGCGGTCGAATACGGCAAGTTCGGCATCCGCTCGAATGCGGTGGCACCCGGCACGGTTCGCACCCAGGCCTGGGAGGCGAGGGCGGCATCGAACCCGGATGTCTTCGAAGAGGCGCGCCGCTGGTATCCGCTGCAGCGCATCGTCAATCCGGATGACGTCGCCAATGCCGTGCATTTTCTCGCAGGCCCGCTCGCGGCCGCCATTTCGGGCGTCTGCCTGCCTGTCGATTGCGGCCTGACCGCCGGACAGGCTGAGTTGGCCCGCACGTTCTC
It contains:
- a CDS encoding ABC transporter substrate-binding protein is translated as MSIQFKTGVLALALLGSTALGAVTAKAADQEISWIYCGDTMDAVHQKYIKQWEEKNPGWKVTPEVVGWAQCQDKATTLAAAGTPVAMAYVGSRTLKEFAQNDLIVPVPMTDDEKKTYYPNIVDTVTFDDNQWGVPIAFSTKALYWNKDLFKQAGLDPETPPKTWAEEIEFAKTIKEKTGIAGYGLPAKTFDNTMHQFMHWVYTNNGKVIDGDKIVIDSPQVLAALQAYKDITPFSVEGATAYEQNEIRAIFLDGKVGMIQAGSGAATRLKETKVNWGVAPLPLGPEAKGEGTLLITDSLAIFKGSGVEEKAIEFAKFITSPGPQGEYELQGGAGLTPLRPSPMVDEFVKKDPYWKPFIDGITYGGPEPLFTDYKGFQNVIIEMVQSVVTGKAEPADALKKAASSLEEYK
- a CDS encoding ABC transporter ATP-binding protein, which encodes MGQLNLNRVQKFYGTFEVLKSIDLEVRNGEFVVFVGPSGCGKSTLLRMIAGLDETSSGDILIENKRVNDLPPVKRGIAMVFQSYALYPHMSVFENIAFPLRVEKMAEEKLKAKVEHAARILHLDQRLQQKPGMLSGGQRQRVAIGRAIVREPKIFLFDEPLSNLDAALRADMRIELAKLHRQLKATMIYVTHDQVEAMTMADRIVVLNAGEIAQTGAPLELYHKPANTFVAGFIGNPKMNFLPVTCKGVSDAGVEVDYKGQTAVIPVTPQSGLAGRTLTLGVRPEHIMLGSGDLTLKVTPTVIERLGAHTVAYAAIGGEGENFCAMLPGTAAVRPEETIQTGIKAVDCHLFDEAGLALERRVELTDIDMGVLDPAAA
- a CDS encoding helix-turn-helix transcriptional regulator, whose protein sequence is MTLGRYTELPHLADANAGIEAVWASVSRNEGSYRVLPDGRCDIILRFALNALPLRELTPIVTGPTTGYCDVPLEPGAAFVGVRLRPGHFQRILGLEPIRLHGDALIGAAVLGQWPDMAALCVPASDQQELAGRLVRFVRKRDAESDFEVAPLGRNIISALHASGGRLRIAELAAMHGVSERTARRVLLRATGLTPKAFAAIIQFHRALRLLRDHHLSPADAAFEAGFADQSHMTRVFRRLGGFSPARLPEVTLVTISD
- a CDS encoding VOC family protein; this encodes MAVRFGYTILYVPDVPATVSFYEAAFGLKRRFVHESSLYAEMETGVTALAFASETMAELNGLAVRANRRSDLAAGFEIALVCSAPHEAYEKAVSAGASPVKPPEEKPSGQVVGYVRDLNGCLVELCSATPA
- a CDS encoding VOC family protein; translation: MRPTTASPCITTTQIAASRDFYQTYFAARLTFDCSWYISLELGQGLSLQFMEPQQGQPVCNTEGLTYNFCVADVDGEYNRIRAAGLAPALPIEDHPWGDRGFAVKDPNGVLLYIYSNREPAPEFKPFVIASGAA
- a CDS encoding DUF1801 domain-containing protein, translated to MMDDRIQTLLREIELHRGDQFVIVTRLREIALASGPAVTEEVKYGGILFSSKDSFCGVFSYAQHVTLEFSRGAALPDPHAVLEGSGKLRRHIKLLGPADIDEKQVALYIKMAREAADR
- a CDS encoding M81 family metallopeptidase, translating into MRIFTAALATETNTFSPICIDRRAFEASLYAPPGEHPETPTLCTAPITVGRRVCVEKGWELIEGTATWADPAGLVNRETYEGLRDEILGQLRAAMPVDAVVLGLHGAMVADGYEDPEGDLLTRVRAIVGPDILVCAELDPHSHLTANRAAASNFFVYFKEFPHTDFVDRAEDLWKIAVDTLEGRITPVMSIFDCRMIDVYPTSRDPMRSFVDKLMRIEKEDADVLSLSVIHGFMAGDVPEMGTKLLAVTDGKPEKGASLARELGLELFSHRGTFIMPQIDERQAVDEALAATKGPVVIADVWDNPGGGTAGDATVLLEELLARGATDVAVGTIWDPMAVQICMAAGEGADIPLRFGAKSAPGTGNPVDGTVKVVKLVRDAEMRFGESFAPFGDAAHIRFKGIDIILNSTRAQSFDPSLFSVMGIDPTSKKILVIKSTNHFYASFSKIASEILYCSAGTPYPNNPAKTDYKRAPKNIWPKVDNPHGTEKGAA
- a CDS encoding RidA family protein; protein product: MTIKRYGAEQVGAGGKPLPFARAVEADGWLYVSGQVAMENGEIIEGGIIPQTHKTIANVMAILTEAGYGPEHVVRCGVWLDDPRDFWTFNKIYQEYFGAHPPARACVQSSMMVDCKVEIDCVAYKPKEG
- a CDS encoding MurR/RpiR family transcriptional regulator, whose translation is MDIFATLQEEKGRLSQSENRIADILLNDFEFAVNASIIELASKADVSPPTVTRFCRRLGCDSFSDFKVQLARTAYIGMRYLKPEPKSRETGDVAQDIITKSQNALFLLHRSLDLAAIEQAVERIASAEMIYAFGSGGNSSMIAGELQNRLFRFGLRITSSSDHSMQLMMTAAARPTDVLIGSSFSGRNAELVRAFTLARELKVPTIALTQSGSPVATAASITVPVDLPEGNNIYRPTSTRIAYLALLDILSSLVAYRVQPQATATLRRIKQQLVTHRDGDDRQLLGD
- a CDS encoding SDR family oxidoreductase, yielding MTQSLAIVTGAAGDIGRAIARKLADDHDVVLLVDIDAEAAEKAARALGDGKRFVAVACDVTNAESVAAMAAKAAEKGAVRTLVNNAGAARAVSLHDTTPEIWRMDNALNLEAAFLTFRAVEDMLKETHGSVVNIASVNGMNVFGHPAYSAAKAGLLHLTRLIAVEYGKFGIRSNAVAPGTVRTQAWEARAASNPDVFEEARRWYPLQRIVNPDDVANAVHFLAGPLAAAISGVCLPVDCGLTAGQAELARTFSQSNHY